DNA from Mesotoga sp. Brook.08.105.5.1:
AGAAGGTCAATTGAATCGTCCAGACAGCCTCTCGGCAAGAGAAAGTCGATCTCATCTTCTTCTGCGCAGTTGATTCGTCTTGGTTTGTTGTAAGTGGGAAGCCTCATAGCCTGAGCCCTGAAAAACTCAGGATTGTCGAATGTGGCAAGCTTCAGCAACTCACCCATAATCGAGGGCGGCAAAGAATCCTTCTCAATCCTTATAACGCTGTCAAGCTTTAGAGTGACCTCTTCAGGGATCGGCTTAGTATTTGCAACGGTCACAGAAAATCTGTTCCCGTCACTGTCATCAGAAATGTCTCGCAGAATACGCGCAACTTCCTTGTGGCTGATGCGTTTTATAGATGAGAGAAAGGCCCATTGATCATCATAGGGTTCGAAATCTTTATCCAGGAAAACTGTGTTTTCAGCTTTGCGCAACATTCCCTGCAGAGGGAGAGCGATCAGATTACCCAGTCCGCCCTTTGGCATAGTATCCTGGTTCGGAAAGAACCTGTCATAAGAGCTCAATGAGAGCCTCGGTCGATGTTCCAGGACCTTCGCGAGCAAAGAAAAGCCCATCTTTCTAGCGAGCGATGCCCTAATCGGCTCGCTAAAGAAGAACCAGAGATGACAACCCTTACCGGATCTCGATCTCTCCAAATACACCGGAACGGAAAAAGCCGCACATGCGTTCATGAAGGCACGTGCATCATCCATCCAGCTTTCTCCATCTAGATCGGCGGCAAAGAACCTGCACGTTTCGTCTTCAATGAGCGGATAAATACCTATCGAGATCTTTCCTGAAAGATGATTGTAGATCACCCGATCAGTAAGCGGCGCGAATTCTCTCGAATAGCACTGAGTGCACTTGATCTGAGGTTTCCTGCAAATGCCCTTCTTCCAGATGTTCTTGCAAACTGGCTGGTACCCGGAAGAACCATCTGCTCCTTCCCATCGAAGTGCATACAAATCCTGCCTGCCAAAGAAAAGAGATCTGTAGAGGGCAATCTTCTCATCAGGCGATGAATAGTGTGATACCTTCGAACTGCCGCTTGTTTGCGCTTCCGTGTTCTGTCTCAAACATTCATTAACGGCTTCAAGCTCCTCTATTCGTTTTTTCAGTCTCTGGAGATCATTGTCCATAAAGCAACTCCCTCATTTATAGTATACAAAAGATGACCGAAAAGTGCATTAGCCTACTCGTGTGGTTGTCAGGAATCAACTCCACTGATTGATGATGTTGAAGCAGAGGTTCTTGACGGCTTTTGTTCTGAATTCCAGTTACTGCATAGCAAATCAGCAACGCTGAGATGTTCCTGAAGAATCAACAACGCTCAGGAATTACTTTACATTTACGATCCAAATATATGAACTGTCTATATTGTGTGTAATTAAGAGTCAAGGAAGCAGAGGAGATGAAGAAAGGTTAGTATCGTTTTTTGAAGATTCATCCGTTTCCATTGAGGAGGATTTCTGCGGTACGCTTTGAAGAGATCAGTCCTCCGTCATCAGTCCAAGAACAAGGACCTGTTCACCGCTAAGACCATTCGATCGAGAAAGAGCAATGTCGAGACGTTCGCTTCGCTCACGAGAAGACGAGAATCAGAACCCTTCGACCCGTCATCCCGTAGAGCCCGCCCCAGAATCCACTCACTTTGTCATCCCGCAGTGCTCCTGTGCGGGATCTCCCTCAAAGAACCGCTGTACGCTTAAAAGCGGTGAACCCGCTGAGCGCTGGTAAGACCCGCTTGCAAAAAAACGCTGATCGCTGTGGAGAACCGTCCTTCGTGACTCGTCCCAGATATGGACCCGTCCTTCGCTGAGACCCAAGCCCAGATCCTGAACAGGAGCACTTCAGGATGACGTGAAGGACTGTCATCCCGATATGAAACTGATCGGGATCTCGAATGTAAGAGCCGCTGTACGCTGGAAGAGCGGTCCTCCGTCAGCCGTCCAAGAACAAGTATCCGTTCACCGATAATACCGTCGAGAAAGAGCAATGTCGAGACGTTCGCTTCGCTCACGAGAAGACGAGAACTCTCTCCTCTGTCTCTTTCTTTCTCTTCAGCTCGTACCTTCCCGCTCTTACTAACCAAGAAGAAAGCTCCTAGCTCCGGAACGAGGAACTTGGGCGCAACGCGCCGGAACCGATCTTCCGATACTATCGGAGAACGGCGAACCGATAACGGATAACCTTCCTTATTCAACTTGCAACTGTTTCAAAGATCGATATTCTGACCAGGAACTTCGAGAATGACGGAAAGTAAGAAAAGACTGGATCTTGTCTCTTCTGTCGTTTCGAAGCGGAACTCTAAAAAGAGCGCTTTCTAGGTAGGTCTTGTCGGATAGACATCAAACAGAAGAGAGGCAACGACTAGTTCCTTGCCTCTGGATTTTTGGTCGTGCAACCTAAGAGCGGAAGACTAATCATGTTTCATTTGATGCTTGCAAGTGTCAATGGAATGCCAGTAATATGCTAGAATTAAAACACTGTAGGTGATGAACGTGAAATACTACGAGCAACTTGCAAGGTTGGGGGTTTTCACAAAGAGCGACGTGGAAAAACTTGTCGGAAAAAGCGAGACAGCTGATTCTCTACTGCAAAACTACAAGAAGCGTGGCTTAATTGAGCAGGTGAAGCGAAACCTATATGTGACAAGAAGCCTAGAGACCGGGCAGGCGATAGCTGGCCGATATAGAATCGCATCGAAGATCAAGCCACAATCTTATATTACGCATCACTCTGCTTATGAGTACTACGGATATGCCAACCAAGTCTATTATGAGGTATATGTGAGCGCAAAGACGAAGTTCTCTGAGTTTACCTTTGATGATGTGAGATATCGTTTTATATCCCCACGAATACTTGATGGAGTTGTCATGAATCCAGATGGTGTGAGAACAACAGACATGGAGAGGACCACACTTGACAGCATCAATGACTTTGAGAGGATAGGAGGTCTTGAAGAACTGCTTCGCTGCTTGGACGCTGTTCCCTCACTCAGTGAAAGCAAATTGGTATCTTATCTTGGTCAATATAGCAAGAGATTTCTTTATCAAAAGACTGGATACATACTGGGGCATTTTCAGAGCAAATTTCGCCTATCTGAAGGGTTCTTCGAGCTATGTGAACTGGCGAATGGCAAGAGTGTCAGGTACTTCTATAACGCAATACGCTTTGAATCACCAACTTACGATTCCAGATGGAACCTCTTCGTTCCGGAAGATCTCATGGCGATAATCTCGAAAGGAGTAAGAGACACAGGTGAAATACGATAAACGAACCATCGGGCAACTCGCGTCAGAATTGGGTTTTGTCCGTGATACATACGAGAAAACACTGAGATTAGTCGAGGTACTTCAATTCATAGACTCGGATACCCTTTTATCGGAATCTCTGGCTCTGAAGGGCGGAACGGCAATCAACCTAATGATTACGCAGCTTCCGCGACTATCGGTTGATATTGACCTTGACTACTGAAGAAGCCTATCCAGGGATACCATGAGGGGCTGTCATTCTGTAAAGCCTACGCTTATGAGCCTCCCCTGGAATCCACTCACTTAGCCTGCCCTGGAAATGTTCTGTTCAGGGTCATCCCGTAGTGGTTCTGTACGGGATCTCGCTCTTGCCAAACCGAGACCCCAGACCCGAAACCCGCTCCTCGTAATGCTTCTTCTCGTTATCTCGCAATTGCCCGTTCTCATCCTCTCACGAGCGAAGCGAGTTCTCTCTTGTTCTCAGTACCTACCACTTGACTTATGAACAATCGAGTTGCTATAATTCTGTCAGTGAATGAATAATAAAGGAGCGACTATGGATCTTTCCGAGTTTTCATTTTTCAATCCGTCTCCGAATTTCAGAGAGATGAGTATTCTGAAGGCCCTGATTGAGAGTTCTTCCGTCTCTCAGGAGAGGCTCGCGCGAATTGCCGGTATCGTTCCCAGTATGGTCAACAAGTATATAAGAGACTTTGAAGATTCCCGTCTCATTCAGAAAGAGGGCGAAAACCGAAGGAATATGCGATACGTACTGACTGAAGCGGGTAAATTCAGGCTGCAGTATCTGACTATTCTTTATCTAAAAGAGGCGGCAAAGCTCTACACGGAATCGAGAGAGATATTTGGAGAGGTTCTCGATACGATCAAAGAGAGTGAACACGAGAGCTTCTATCTTTACGGCGCCGGGATTATCGGAGGGATTCTTGCGGACGTCCTCAGAACCGAAGGAGTCAAGATAATCGGTTTCATAGACGATTCGCAATCGAAGCAAAATGGAACATTTCACGATCTTCATGTGTCTTCACCCGAAGAAGTGAAAAGCGATGTTGAAACCGCGGTGATCGTCGCGTCGTTCAGACATGCAAACAACATAGTCAAGAACGCAAAAGAAAAGGGAATGAAAAACGTAATGGTATTCACAATATCCAAATTAGGCAAAGTTGAACTAGAAGAGCTTGTGTAACGAGAAAAACCATTTTCGAGAGGGCGAGATGACGAGAGTTACGTTCCTGAGGCAAATTATCGGCACAAATCTTCAATAAGGAGAATGTGATTCTAATCTCCTCGTCCGTTTGAAATCTCGGCTCCGTCTTCTCCAAGTACAGGCGTCCTCTCGACAGAAACATGGAGGTTCTATGCATATACCACTATTCGATCTGACAAGGCAATACAACGAGTTAAGAGAAGAGGTTCTCCAGGAGATAGACGAGGCACTGCTAGGCGGAAGGGTGATTCTGGGTGAAGCTGTAAGAGAGCTGGAACAAAGCGTAGCCGATCTAATTGGAGCAAAGCATGCGATTGGAGTTGCAAATGGATCAGATGCTCTTCTAATTGCCGTGGCCGCTCTGGGAATAGGCCCAGGAGACTATGTGATTACAACTCCCTATACCTTCTTCGCTACAGTCAGCTGCATTACCAGAAACGGCGCTACCCCCCTTTTCACGGATATCGACCCGGTAACTTACAACATCGACCTTGACAAGGTCGAAGAACTGCTCCAAACCCATCCGGAAAGAGAAAAGATCAAAGCGATAATCCCGGTTCATCTCTTCGGTCAGTCTATGAATCTTGA
Protein-coding regions in this window:
- a CDS encoding type IV toxin-antitoxin system AbiEi family antitoxin, which codes for MNVKYYEQLARLGVFTKSDVEKLVGKSETADSLLQNYKKRGLIEQVKRNLYVTRSLETGQAIAGRYRIASKIKPQSYITHHSAYEYYGYANQVYYEVYVSAKTKFSEFTFDDVRYRFISPRILDGVVMNPDGVRTTDMERTTLDSINDFERIGGLEELLRCLDAVPSLSESKLVSYLGQYSKRFLYQKTGYILGHFQSKFRLSEGFFELCELANGKSVRYFYNAIRFESPTYDSRWNLFVPEDLMAIISKGVRDTGEIR
- a CDS encoding nucleotidyl transferase AbiEii/AbiGii toxin family protein yields the protein MKYDKRTIGQLASELGFVRDTYEKTLRLVEVLQFIDSDTLLSESLALKGGTAINLMITQLPRLSVDIDLDY
- a CDS encoding winged helix-turn-helix transcriptional regulator, yielding MDLSEFSFFNPSPNFREMSILKALIESSSVSQERLARIAGIVPSMVNKYIRDFEDSRLIQKEGENRRNMRYVLTEAGKFRLQYLTILYLKEAAKLYTESREIFGEVLDTIKESEHESFYLYGAGIIGGILADVLRTEGVKIIGFIDDSQSKQNGTFHDLHVSSPEEVKSDVETAVIVASFRHANNIVKNAKEKGMKNVMVFTISKLGKVELEELV